DNA sequence from the Nocardia sp. BMG111209 genome:
ACCTCGGAGGCCCGCAGCGCCGCGGCCAGTCGCTGCCCGACCCGGAAGAGCTTGCCGCCCAGCTCCGGATCGAGTTCGGCCAGGCTGCGCGCCGGCGTCTTCGGGATCACCAGCAGATGGCCGGGAGTCACCGGCCGAATGTCCATGAACGCCAGCACATCCTCGTCCTCGTACACCTTCGATGCGGGGGCACGGCCGGCGACGATATCGCCGAAGATCGTGTACGGATTCATGGACGCAGCCTACGTCGCGAAACCGCCCGTGGCGCTACAGGATCGGCGACGGAGTGTAGTGCGCGGCCGCGGGATCGGCGTCCACCAGCTTCTGCACCTGCGCGATCACATCGGCCACCTGTGCCTGCGCCGCGCCGACGAATGCGGACCGGTCCGACAGCGCGGTCTCCAGTTCGGCGCGGGTCAGCGGCAGCCGATCGTCGCCGGCCAGCCGATCGAGCAGATCCGGTTCGCGGCCCTGTTCCCGCATGGCCAGCGCGACCGCGACCGCGTGCTCCTTGATGACCTCGTGCGCCGACTCCCGGCCGACCCCGGCGCGCACGGCCGCCATCAGGATGCGGGTGGTGGCCAGGAAGGGCAGGTAGCGGTTGAGCTCCCGCTCGATCACGGCCGGATAGGCGCCGAATTCGGCCAGCACGGTCAGGAAGGTCTCGATCATGCCGTCCATGGCGAAGAACGCGTCCGGCAGCGCGACCCGGCGCACCACCGAGCAGAACACGTCGCCCTCGTTCCACTGCGCCCCCGCGAGCTCCGCGGCCATCGAGGCGTAGCCGCGCAGCACCACCTGCAGGCCGTTGACCCGCTCGCAGGACCGGGTGTTCATCTTGTGCGGCATCGCCGACGAACCCACCTGGCCCGGCTGGAAACCCTCGGTGACCAGCTCGTGCCCGGCCATCAGCCGGATCGTGTGCGCGAACGAGGACGGCCCGGCGCCCACCTGCACCAGCGCGGACAGCACGTCGTGGTCCAGCGACCGGGGATACACCTGGCCGACGCTGGTGAGCACGCTCGCGAAGCCCAGATGCCGCGCGACCCGCTGCTCCAGCAGGGTCAGCTTGGCCGCGTCGCCGCCGAGCAGGTCCAGCATGTCCTGGGCGGTGCCCATCGGGCCCTTGATACCGCGCAGCGGGTACCGGTCGATCAGCTCACGCAGCCGGGTGAGCGCGATGAGCAGCTCGTCGGCGGCGGAGGCGAAGCGTTTGCCGAGCGTGGTGGCCTGCGCGGCCACATTGTGCGAACGACCCGCCATGACCAGTGGCCCGTATTCGGCGGCCCGCTCGGCCAGCCGGGCGGCGACGGCCACCCCGTGCCGGTACACATGCTCGAGCGAGGACCGGATCTGCAACTGTTCCACGTTCTCGGTGAGATCGCGGCTGGTCATGCCCTTGTGGATGTGCTCGTGCCCGGCGAGCGCGTTGAACTCCTCGATGCGCGCCTTCACGTCGTGGCGGGTCACCCGCTCGCGCTCGGCGATCGAGGCCAGGTCGACCCGGTCGATCACCCGCTCGTAGTCCTCGACCACACCCGGCGGCACGTCCACGCCGAGTTCGGCCTGTGCCCGCAGCACCTCCAGCCACAGCCGGCGCTCCAGCACGATCTTGTTCTCCGGGGACCACAGATGCCGCAGCTCCGGGCCGGCGTACCGGTTGGCGAGGACGTTCGGGACAACACTCACGTCGGTCGAGTCTAGTGTTCGGTGCCGACCCGATTGCCGGAGGTATGCGGGTGCAGGATGGTCTGCTGGGGAGTGGCCGGTGCGATCACGTCGATCAGCTCCAGCAGGGCGCCGCGCGCGGTGCGGCGCGGCTGCGGTTCGGGCTCGGTGAGCGCGGCCACCACGGCCCCGTCGACCACCGCCACCAGCCGCCGCAGTTGCTCGCCGCGGACCACCCGATCGGAGCGGCGCAGCACGTCGGCGAGCAGATCCTCGAGCTGGGTGCGTAGTCGCAGCTGCACCTCACGCAGTTCGGGGTGGCGGGCCGACGCGACCGAGCGCTCGTATCGGGCCAGCAGTTGCCCGCGCGCGAATTCGTCGTATCCGTCGGTACCCACGAGCAGGTCCAGGATCAGCTCGACCGTCGCCTCCGCGCCGCGGCGGCGGTGGGTCACCTCGCCGACCCGGCGGCGCATCGCGTCGAGTTCGGCATTGCCGCTGAACTCGACCGCGCGCGCGATCAGATCCTCGAGGGACTGGAAATAGTACGTAGTCGACGCCAAGGGTAGATCGGCCCGCGTGGCCACCGAGCGGTGCCGGACAGCATCGAAACCACCTTCGAGCAATAGCTCGGCGGCAGCCGCAACCAGAGCCTGGCGACGCCGTTCGCCTTTCGGAGTCGTCGCGGTTATCACCGTGTCATCGTGCCAGTCGTCATCGGTTCATCCGTGCCAAATCGGTGCGATCGCTGTGGGTACGTACTTTGTCGGTCTTCTTCTGCCGGTTCCTGATTGCGCGCGCCGACCCGCTCCGGATTGCCTGTGCCGACCCGGCGGATTGCATGCGCCGGCCCGGCGGTGGGATGTCCCGATCCGGCCGCGGGTGAACGAGAAGGTGCGGTGCGAAAACACACCATACTTTTTCTACCGCATCGGCGGCCGGTAGGGGGCCGGGAACGGAAAGACTTTGGGGGACTGGGCAGTCCGATGCGACCGAGGTCACAGAAAGCGCCCCATCCGGACCAATGCCTCCTCGATGTCCGTGGTGGCGCCGGCAAAAGAAATGCGGACCGTATGGTTTCCGTTTTCGGTGTCGAAATCGATTCCGGGGGCGAGTGCGACACCGGTGTGCGCCAGCAGATCGGCGCACCAGCGCGTCGAATCGTCGGTCAGGTGGCCGATATCCGCATAGGCGTAGAACGCGCCGTCGGCGGGTGCGAGTTCGGTGATACCCAGTTTCGGCAGACCGTCGAGCAGCAACCCCCGGTTGTCGGCGTAGCGGTGGACGTGCCGGTCGAGCTCGGCGCGCGATTCCGGATCGAAGGCGTGCACCGCGGCGTACTGCGAGACCGCCGGCGGGCACACCGTCATATTCGAGGCCAGTCGCTGCAGCGCCGGCCGCAGCCGCGCGGGCACCAGCATCCACCCCAGCCGCCAGCCGGTCATCGAGAAGTATTTCGAGACCGAACCCACCACGATCGACTCGCGCGAGGTCTCCCAGGCCGAGGCGGTCGGCTCGGTGTCGGCATAGCTGATCCCGTGGTAGATCTCGTCGGAGATCAGCAGCGTGCCGTGCTCGTCGCACCAGCGGGCCAGCGCGGCCAGCTCACCGGGGTCGATCATGGTGCCCGTCGGATTGGCCGGACTGGCCACGATCAGGCCCGCGGGCGGTTCCGGCAGCGCCTCGAGCATGGCCACGGTCGGCTGGAACCGGGTCTGCGGCCCGCAGTCCAGTTCGACCACCCGGCAGCCCAGCGCGGTCAGCGTGTTGCGATAGGCCGGATATCCGGGCCGGGCCACCACCACGGTGTCGCCCGGGTCGAAGGCGGCCAGGAAGATCAGCGTGAACGCACCCGAGGAGCCGGTGGTGATCACCACGTCGTCGGCGGTGGCGTCGACACCGTAGCCGTCGCGGTGGTACGCGGCGATCACCTCGCGCAGCTCCGGAATGCCGAAGGTCTCAGTGTAGCCGAGCAGTTCGTTGTCGATCGCCAGCTTCGTGGCCCGCAGCACCGGCGCCGGGGCCGGCGTGGACGGCTGCCCCGCCGCGAGCACCAGGACGTCGCCGTGGGTGCGGGCTCGTTCGGCCGCGGCCTTCCAGACGTCCATGACGTAGAAGGTGGGAATGGTGGAACGAAGCGATTCACTGCGCACCCGGTCGACGGTAGAACACGCGCGCCCGTCCGCTCCCTCCCGGTTGCGAGATCACCCTGTTATCGTCGGCGGTATGCCCGGGTCGGGCGACTGATCGACGCGGTTCAGGGGGTGCGCACGGTGGTGGTGATCCGCCCCGATCGGCGTTCCCGCCCGCGTCCGCCCACGCCGCGGCAGCGCGCGCGACGACTGGCCGGCCGGGCCCGATCGGGCCTGCGCCGCGCGGCGGCGGCCCGTACCACCGCGGCCCGGCTGTGGCGCGCCGCGCGCACCCGCGACTGGCGTACCGACTGGCGCGACACCACACAGCGCACCCGCCGATTCGCCGAAACCCATCGGGCACTGCTGATCGGCCTGTGCTGCACCGCGATTCTCGCCGCGGCCGACGACCGCGCCCCCGGCACCGTCGACATCGCTCTGGAAGTCGGTGCGACGCAACGTATCCCGGTCGCCTACGGGCTGGAGAACCAGGCCCCGCCGGAATCCGCCCGCCGCTACCTCGACGCGGTCGACAACGGTGAGCGCATCCGGGAATCCCAGGTGGTGGCCGCGGCGGCGCGGGCCACCCTGGACCGCGCCAAGGCCGAGGCGGCCGCCGCGGCCGCCGGCCGGCCCGCGCCCTGGCTGCCCGGCCCGGCGACCCTGCCCGGTATCGCCCCCGGGATCGGCGGCTACGCCCTCCCCGCGCGCGGCGTGTTCACCTCCGGCTACGGAAACCGCTGGGGTACT
Encoded proteins:
- the purB gene encoding adenylosuccinate lyase; translated protein: MSVVPNVLANRYAGPELRHLWSPENKIVLERRLWLEVLRAQAELGVDVPPGVVEDYERVIDRVDLASIAERERVTRHDVKARIEEFNALAGHEHIHKGMTSRDLTENVEQLQIRSSLEHVYRHGVAVAARLAERAAEYGPLVMAGRSHNVAAQATTLGKRFASAADELLIALTRLRELIDRYPLRGIKGPMGTAQDMLDLLGGDAAKLTLLEQRVARHLGFASVLTSVGQVYPRSLDHDVLSALVQVGAGPSSFAHTIRLMAGHELVTEGFQPGQVGSSAMPHKMNTRSCERVNGLQVVLRGYASMAAELAGAQWNEGDVFCSVVRRVALPDAFFAMDGMIETFLTVLAEFGAYPAVIERELNRYLPFLATTRILMAAVRAGVGRESAHEVIKEHAVAVALAMREQGREPDLLDRLAGDDRLPLTRAELETALSDRSAFVGAAQAQVADVIAQVQKLVDADPAAAHYTPSPIL
- a CDS encoding TetR/AcrR family transcriptional regulator, with product MITATTPKGERRRQALVAAAAELLLEGGFDAVRHRSVATRADLPLASTTYYFQSLEDLIARAVEFSGNAELDAMRRRVGEVTHRRRGAEATVELILDLLVGTDGYDEFARGQLLARYERSVASARHPELREVQLRLRTQLEDLLADVLRRSDRVVRGEQLRRLVAVVDGAVVAALTEPEPQPRRTARGALLELIDVIAPATPQQTILHPHTSGNRVGTEH
- a CDS encoding M23 family metallopeptidase, producing the protein MRTVVVIRPDRRSRPRPPTPRQRARRLAGRARSGLRRAAAARTTAARLWRAARTRDWRTDWRDTTQRTRRFAETHRALLIGLCCTAILAAADDRAPGTVDIALEVGATQRIPVAYGLENQAPPESARRYLDAVDNGERIRESQVVAAAARATLDRAKAEAAAAAAGRPAPWLPGPATLPGIAPGIGGYALPARGVFTSGYGNRWGTFHYGIDIAAPIGSPIYAVADGTVIDAGPAQGFGLWVRLRHDDGTITVYGHMYDFSVSVGERVHAGEQIARVGNRGDSTGPHLHFEVLINGQHVDPQPWLALHGIAIS
- a CDS encoding pyridoxal phosphate-dependent aminotransferase, translating into MRSESLRSTIPTFYVMDVWKAAAERARTHGDVLVLAAGQPSTPAPAPVLRATKLAIDNELLGYTETFGIPELREVIAAYHRDGYGVDATADDVVITTGSSGAFTLIFLAAFDPGDTVVVARPGYPAYRNTLTALGCRVVELDCGPQTRFQPTVAMLEALPEPPAGLIVASPANPTGTMIDPGELAALARWCDEHGTLLISDEIYHGISYADTEPTASAWETSRESIVVGSVSKYFSMTGWRLGWMLVPARLRPALQRLASNMTVCPPAVSQYAAVHAFDPESRAELDRHVHRYADNRGLLLDGLPKLGITELAPADGAFYAYADIGHLTDDSTRWCADLLAHTGVALAPGIDFDTENGNHTVRISFAGATTDIEEALVRMGRFL
- a CDS encoding HIT family protein — encoded protein: MNPYTIFGDIVAGRAPASKVYEDEDVLAFMDIRPVTPGHLLVIPKTPARSLAELDPELGGKLFRVGQRLAAALRASEVGCDGVNFFLADGVTAGQEVFHVHLHVIPRTPGDGFGLRARPTHPARADLDYLAGSIRGVLERAAG